A stretch of DNA from Bacillus solimangrovi:
AAAGCATTCCTGTATACTTCTTTTTCAAAAGTATCATCCTTTCTTCGATAGAAAATTTATGGTTACAATTAGCATTCAAATTTGATTTTATCACACTATATTATGCTAAGTGTGTCAACTTTTTAACAATAACACTATCTAAAACTAAATATCTAATCCACCGTTGTATCTAAGTTAATCGCTCCATGAGGAAAAGTGTGAATAAAGAGCTATATTATGCTTAATGGCTTCTGTTTAAAACACAAAATGTAATCAGCCATATTTTATTGGATAACATCAAAAACAGAGCTTGAAATAGTTCCAAGCTCTTTACTAATTTGTATGATATCAATTTTGAACAGGTGAGATTATCCCTGAAATTAGTAAAATAAAAAACACGAACCCAATGGAGAAAAATATTATCGAAGAAGTGAATACAGGTCCTCTTCTAAATACAAATGTTTCCCTTTTTTGAATAATCCCTGTTTGTGCATTGGCTTGTGAAGAACTAAAATCTGAAACAATTCCTCCGCTGCTTGAAAAATAAAAACTAATAGCAGCAAAAGCAATGCCAGTGAAAAACATTAACTCAATAAACCTTACAGAAAATTTAGAGGCAACGACAAACGTTAACACTACCTCTACTACAAAAGTTACTAATAAAATGATTAAATCTTTCGTGCGAATGACCTTCTCCTCCTTTAAAGATAATGTACCCTATAACTACAGATTAGCATATTTTTACTATTATTATAAAAAAAGTTAATTTAACTATACCAATAATTGTCTTTACCAATCTATTTTTCTCTTTTTACAAGAAAATCTTAGAGAATCATGAGTAATCCATAAAAAACAACTTGATAATGTCGATGTCCGTTGTAGATTTGTAATATAATATGAACGCTATTTAGGCTGTTAATAAGCATGAGAAATTAAATTTCCCTTTTCAAAATGAAAGCTATAAACATAAAACATGTTTCCGTTTTATTGTTGCTGAAAGAAGTTTCGTCGATTGAACAAATTCTATTTTGGATAAAATAATGAAAAAAATACGAGTTTTTTGATAATATAGATTGAAGATTTACGGGTGAGAGGACCTTGGTTTTACCCTTATGGTATAAATGTAAGTAATTAAAGGGTTGGTTCAACTAACGATTAGTGAAAAATGAAGAAAAGCTCAACTGATGGAAGTTTCACTTTATTACATAGAGAAAAGGATGAATGAGATTGGCAGATACTTATGGCGTCATTGATATCGGTTCAAATACAATACGCTTTGCTATATATAAACACGAGAAAGCTGGCCCATTTCGTGAGGTTGATAATATCAAAACTGTTGCACGTCTTCGCAACTATTTAGATGATCATGATTGTCTCACTGAAGAAGGAATAGAAGTACTAGTGAATACGATAAAAAGCTATCAAGACATCGCTACTTATCATAACATTAAGAATGTAAAAGGAGCTGCGACAGCGACAATTCGTCGTGCAAAAAATCAAGCTGAGATTCTTAAAAAAATTAAAGAAGTTGTGTCATTTGATATTCAAGTATTTTCAGAATATGAAGAAGCCTATTATGGTTTTCTTGCTGTTGTGAATTCGATGGATATTGAAAATGGAATTACGATTGATATAGGTGGTGGAAGTACAGAAGTAACGTTGTTCAAAAATCGTACACTTAAGAAATATCATAGCTTCCCGTTTGGTGCATTGTCATTAAAACGACGGTTTGTGAAAGGTGAGATGCCAACGAAGCAAGAACGTGAAGCCATTCGTTCGTTCTTGAAGGAGCAGTTCCAGTCACTTGATTGGTTGAGAGATAAGAGATTACCAGTAATAGGGATTGGTGGGAGTGCACGAAATATGGCACAAGTCCATCAAGCAATGATTACATACCCAATGGGTGGGTTACATCAGTATGAAATGAACTTTTCACAAATCGAAGATGTATTTAATCATATGAAAGATCTTGATTTTGATCAAATGCGTCGAGTTGAAGGTTTAAGTGAAGACAGGGCAGATATTATTGTTCCGGCAATACAAGTATTTCGTGAAATTTATGAAATTTCATCAGCGTCATCATTTATTTTAAGTCGAAAAGGTCTAAGAGATGGTATCTTCTATGAGGAATTGTTAAAACCTCATAAATTAATTGCTTTCCCAGACGTACTAGAAGAGAGCTTATTTGAACTAATGTTTGAGTACGATATGAATGTGAATAGTTCATTACAACGATTCAAACTTGCAAAGAAACTGCTTAATCAAATGAATGAGCTTGGCATAAGTGATATTTCAGTAGAAGAATTGACGCTGTTGAGAAGTGCTTCA
This window harbors:
- a CDS encoding Ppx/GppA family phosphatase yields the protein MRLADTYGVIDIGSNTIRFAIYKHEKAGPFREVDNIKTVARLRNYLDDHDCLTEEGIEVLVNTIKSYQDIATYHNIKNVKGAATATIRRAKNQAEILKKIKEVVSFDIQVFSEYEEAYYGFLAVVNSMDIENGITIDIGGGSTEVTLFKNRTLKKYHSFPFGALSLKRRFVKGEMPTKQEREAIRSFLKEQFQSLDWLRDKRLPVIGIGGSARNMAQVHQAMITYPMGGLHQYEMNFSQIEDVFNHMKDLDFDQMRRVEGLSEDRADIIVPAIQVFREIYEISSASSFILSRKGLRDGIFYEELLKPHKLIAFPDVLEESLFELMFEYDMNVNSSLQRFKLAKKLLNQMNELGISDISVEELTLLRSASRVFYLGDYIDSESGSQHTFYVLANRTIDGLNHIDRLKLALVASYKSKAVFKQYLETYDHIITNEEQRNLRLLGATLKVAAALNETKREIVKNLRTELHEGTLHIHVTHEGQITAEAYATSKQKKHLEKVLKLPVTFHFHPKSKV